The stretch of DNA GAAAGAAGGCCAAAACAGCAATCTCAAGGGGTGGTTGGAGACTGTTGATCCAGCGTTGACTGGCCGTTGACCGGCGACCAACGAAGGATCTGAAAACACATTCAGGAGCGTCTCGTCGATACGAAACCTATGGTGGCAGCGGCGCCTTGATCGGAGACCGGAGGAAGAAGTTATGGCCGGAAAACTTTCGGACTTcccgacggcggcggcggcgcgtgAGGGCGCGTGCGGTGGCGGACGGCGACCAGGTTTGCGGCGGTAGGCTCGCGACGACGTTCCTGAGGGGTCTGTGGTGTTAGATCGGAGAAAGAACCACAAGACTGACGTGAAACGTGAAAACAGTCGCGGCAGTGAAGACTCCGGCGAGGCTCCGATGGTGGCGGCGGCGGGGGATGGCTTAGGTCCATGGGgttgttttagggtttaggctctgataccatgttgatattgagggattgaaagacctggcgggtggagaataacaaccacccgccagttagcggaagcaaagtatgtaagaaaaccagagaataatataatatatgaatgtattataatgaaagagtacaatagggttgttctctatgcctctatatatactaaactacctaccaaatctaccataataggaataggaaaccctaataggaataggaaactaagtccagcccactaggagtttcctaatattcaataatggtttcctaatattcaacctCATGGATGCCCAAATTTTATTCTTTGCATATGGATTCATTCCCttcataattatatttgtttccAACTGTGGTCCTAATAGATTTGTATGGTTTAGagtgtattaatatatttatggaACTATGTCCTTTTTCTTTAATCTGACATATTTGGAGTTTTAGTGAATGCTACATTAATACATCTTAAGATTGTGTACCTGTTTGTAGTCAATAATGGTTGTTGAATTCACCTTTGGTTGTTTTAAAGGACAGGCTGTTATTACAGAGAAATATGGTGCGCATGGATGCAGTGTTGGTGAAGATGGTGGTTTGGCTCCAAACATATCGAGGCAAGTTCTGACCTTGCATGATTTATCCTTGTAGGCAAGTCGCTAATATTGGTATATTGTATTTGCAGCTTTAAAGAAGCCCTTGACCTTGTTCAGGAGGCCATAGGCAGAACAGGATACAATGAGAAAATCAAGATAGCTATTGATGCTGCTGCTACTGAGTTTTGTATAGGTAATGCTTTACTTTCTGTGCAAGCCAGCTTGCAAATGATTTTCTGGGAGTTGCCCCTCTTTGTCTGTATGATCTATACAACCATTGCTGAATGACAAACTTGTGttaatattttatcaatgtAGGCACAAAGTATGATTTGGATTTTAAAACTCCAAATAAATCTGGGCAAAATTTTAAGTCAGGAGAGAATATGGTCGAGATGTACAGGGAACTCTGTACAGGTATATTACTATCTATTGACTATGAAGACAGCTCCAGGCATTAACTATTTTGATCATTTTCTGTTTACCTGAAGGTACATATGATTTACCATTGATGGACATCTCATTTCCTTTTTGACTACAATTTACATTCTTCTGTTCTTCAGGCTATCCGATTGTATCAATTGAAGATCCGTTTGACAAAGAAGACTGGgaacatacaaaatatttttctggTCTTGGAATATGCCAGGTTAGTATACAGATTTTTTAGTTTCTAACTTTAATCGTCTATGCTATATCTTTCCTGAAGAAGTCTTCTACGAAACTTCAATCGTGCTTATATGTTGTTAAGTGTAAATAGAAGTCTCATCCATTTTTTTCATTGTTCTTCGTACTTTGTCTTTCAGGTAGTTGGAGATGACTTATTAATGTCTAATCCTAAACGAATTGAGAGAGCCATTCAGGAGAATGCGTGTAATGCCCTTCTTCTCAAGGTACCTGCTTATAGATGTTTGAATTTCTAATAAAAGGTTGCagttgacatatttatgtaataTGGATGAGCTGGTATACAGGTTAATCAGATTGGGACTGTGACTGAAGCTATTGAAGTAGTGAAGATGGCTAAGGATGCCAATTGGGGAGTGGTGATATCCCAAAGAAGTGGTGAAACTGAGGACACTTTCATAGCTGATTTATCCGTTGGCCTGGCCACAGGTCAGATTAAAGCAGGAGCACCTTGCCGTGGAGAGCGACTGGCTAAGTACAATCAGGTTTGTATGTTAGCCTCACCTTGTTTGGACTTTGAATCCATTTGTGCTAAAGCTTTCAAGTGTTctctttcaaaattttcacaGCATCAAATGATTTTCATTTAAGGTTTAATCTCTTAGAAACTGCCTTCATGTGTTCACAGAGAATAAAACATTGAAGGGGGTAGAAAGGCAAGAAGTTTAAGTACAATATAAAACTTGTAGGTTTCAGGATAATAAAATGTTCAGAATAGGGGCATTTGCTGCTGAATAATACAGTATGATCATACAATGCATAATAGAGCCTGAAGTTTGGTTACAAGGGGTTGACATCTAGATTAATACAAGTAGAAAATTGGAAATCATTGCATTCactgcatatattatatttaggaATGATTGAGAATGAGTGCCCAGTTTGCCTCATAAAATAATGTTTCATAATATGGGTGTTTGCTGCTAAATTATACAGTATGATTGTACAATGCATAACAGAGCCTGGAGTTTGGTAACAAGGGGTTGACATCTAGTCTAGAGTCAGACTATTACAAGTGGAAAATTGGAAATCATTGCATTCACTACATatactatattactatatttagGAACGGTTGAGAATGAAAGCCCAGTTTGCTGAATAATACAATGTTTATAATAGGGGCATTTTCTGCTAAACAATACAATATGATCATACGAGGCATAACTGAGCCTAAGTTTGGTATCAAGGGGTTGACATCTAGACTTGCACAAGTGGAAAATTGGAAACCATCGCATTCACTGCATGTATTATATTTAGGAATGGTTTAGAATGGAAGTATGAAACTCAAGTTCCTCTACAGAACTCTATGTAAATCATTGCACTTATGTATGTATAGTTGAACATAGAGCACCTTAATGCATATATACTATCGCAAGATTAACCTTCAGTTTCCACACAGTTGATTAGAATTGAAGAGGAGCTTGGCGATCAAGCAGTTTACGTTGGTCAGGACTGGAGGCGCTGTTGATCATCTTCATCATTTTATACTTGCAAGTTTTGTCCCATCTCTGTCAACAAAGTCAAAGTAATGCAATTGTGCTCATACATAAGCAACCATATTCTTTGCTTGCATGTTTGTCACTGCATCCAACAATTCTTGAATAGAATGTGAAGATGCAAAGGGCTCACAGAGCAGGAGTGCAGAACcaaatttttttctcttatcAGATGTTGATGACTTTGTATGATTTATGACAGTCTGCTACTTTTTTCAATTAGAAATTCATATGGGATCAAAGTTTTAGCTCAACCCCATTTGTGCATCTACTTAACATGTTCATAAACCTTGAGCTGATGACTTGTGCTTAACTACCATTTAATTGAAAACTGAAGCTGGAGCAAAGATACACGTCAAGAAAGCTAGCTGCATGGATTTTAATAGTTGTGCAAATACAGTACGATGTTCCTTGTGAAAATGAAAATGCCAAAATAACCCTAAAAATCCATACATTTTAGCATAATGCAACAAGATTATGCTTTGTAAAGAGTAGGCTCCTTAAGGTTTAGTATCCTCTTCATCCTCTTCAATCTTAGGTGCCAGATAGAACCTTATGTGTCCCATCTCAGCAATCTTGTATTCAACAACAACAGGAAGCTCCGAAGACAAGCTGAGGGTAACCGTGTTTGACAATGGAGTTGCTTTTGTGAAAGAGTTCAAGTACCTCAAAGCAAATGTCAGCGACACAGGCTCATTCATCTCTATGACTGTTGCCTCCTCTGGCTGCAAATAGATTCAACCAATAAACAAAGATCCAAAGAGACCAAAGCAAATGGGAATAACCCAaccaaaatgacaagaaattcCCAGTTGTAACCACAAGATCACAAATTCAAATCCTTGCCCCATTGGTTTTGGTTTGAATAAGTAATCTAGGAAGGTTTACTTTCCTTTGCAAGCTAAGATCACAAAACAAGATTTACTCAAACTCAAAAGAGTTATAGAGTTTCCCAAGTCACAAATTAGTGCAAATCCTACCTTGTCTACTGTGGTGTTTTGTCTGCACACCACATTTGCAGTTCCAATGTCACCTCTGGTTGAGAACTTCACTCCTTCCTTTGTCACTGAGATAACAACTGCAACATCATTTGAAACAATGTTACACAAAAGCTTATATCCCAAACCAAAACACGAGGATATTGAAATGAAAAACATACTTGTATCACCAATGCTACTAAGATCTCTGCAAATTCGTGCAAATTCTGCAGATGGCATCCTGACAATAGCATGGTAGTCTGTTTCTGGAATCCCAAGATGCTCACTATCAATGTCCATAAGCTTCATTTCAAAATCGGCAATCTTGTCTTGGGCTATGAACCATTAACCAAAAACATTAGTCAAAGAAACCTCTGCTTCACACAGTACCATTTAATTCCAATTTACACAACCAAAGTACAACCCTGAAACATATAACAGGCAAATAGAGCACTCTAACCACCacaaaacaagtaaaatttttaaaaacctcTTCAACAAATAATAAGCTTTCCAAACACATACTTAATATCTGTGTACTTTCTAGTTAATTAAAAAATCTCACAGCAAGAAAGTGAAAATAcacatttataatttaaaatatttagaaattcaAAAAAGGGTTTGTAATGGCAGAGAACAGCTGAATAATCAAATCTACTAAAATTGTGCTACTctggacaaaaaataaaagccAAAACAATGAATCTTGAAACACAACAAAAAGATCCAAAAATTTGCTTAAATCTTAAGACTCACTGGGGCTTTCAAACATGAAAGTGACAGTGTCACTGCCGTCGTCGGCCTTGATGGTGATGATGTCATCATTCCCGGCGCACTTGAGCATCTTGGCCATGTTGTTGAGGTTCATCCCCATGGAAATGTTGCGGTCACAGCGATAGTGTTCAAACCCTTCAGATCTGAGCAAGAGAGCGACCAGCGCGACGTGACTGGAGTCCATGGCCTGCAGCGAGAAGCCAGTGGCGGAGCAGTCAAAGTTGGCATCGTTAACCAGGTCCTTGATCGCATCCATAACCTTCTTGAGGAGACTCCCCTGAACAAGACGAAGTTCCAACATTTTCTCGCCGGAAAATTCTTGGGGTGCTCACGGGCAAACTTTGGCTTAGGGTTTGAAATCGAAGGAAAGATGAGGGAAGCGAAATTGAGTGGGAAAAAATGAGCGGAAAACGCGGGTTCGGGTTTTTAAAGAGCGGATTGGAAGAGTGCTCGAGAATTTTAGGGCTCGGATTTGGCGGGACCCGAAATGAGTTTGGAAATTTGCCCTTTCTCCCGCCATAAAGTTGTGTATTACGGAGTCGTATTATTTATTCAGGACTTGCGGAgtatgtttggactttggagtaTTTTCTTgtatggtttttttttcttctacgATCTAACCTCAACATGGTATATCAACATCTTTGATTGGAATGAAATTTAAACATGTAACTTTCTATTTGAAAAGGTCACAACAATACCATCAAATCACAAGGTATTTGACACTTTAGTCTTTAGATAATTTGATATatctaaaaaagaattaaattggTCTCCTAAATACAACAAACAGTGCACGCAAGTTTCATAACTAGAAAAGTTCTAATGAAGTCTCTAAATCCACAAAACAATGCACTTAGACTCTGTTAGGAAAATTGGGTGACAGGAATGAAGGTGATGAGGAATGAAATATATTTAGTGTGATTACTGTCTATAAGTTTAAGTTTTAAATATCTCTTAAGAAAGTAACAAGATTTCAAGATTTAAATTAATGAGATTTCAAGATTTAAATTGGAGGACGACATGAATGGCTTCCCGCATTGGAGGAATTCCTCTGGCTTTATACATAGTTAGCAGCGTGTACACTTGGGTGTCCCCCTTCCattagatataaaaaaaattaatgagatacaagaagatgaaataaATCTTTAAGTTGTTTATTTAAGAATTTTCTTCTAATTAACCAGAAGATCTTTcccaatcaaaataaatttctaccgtactttatatatatacatagggaCGGGTTTAAGTGAGATGGGTGCCTCAtgtgagaaatgagaatgaatCTCAACcctagattaaaaaaaaacactcaaatattatttatatttttagggTAATTCATATGAAAATTAATcactattactatataaattttcAACATCAATCCCCCATTTATATAGTAAAAGATTAATACTGTACCAAGATAAATTCCAAAGCACATGCATAAATGAAAAGTGTCTAAGAGATTGATGTTGGCCCCGAGAGAGTAAAAACTCTAGAAGGGCGCTTGAATAGACTTTTTCAAAATCGATTTTTTTGTAAAGTAAAGTTTGAAAATAGCTTGTTTTAAATCAAAGCGTGTTAACCAACATAATGCAAGTTAACATGCAGCGGAAGtttaaaaaaagttttgtaGTGTGTTTTGATACGTTAAATTCAGCTGAACAACGTGTTAGCATGTATGTCGATTCAATTAGTTGGGTTAGTTCAAAAATAGCAAAAATGTAAAGTGTTGGAAAGTAAAGAGTAAGTGACAAAGATTTTTATTGTGGTTCGGACAACGGCTACTCCATTCTTGTCTTTATCATCCAAGGAGGTTCCactaatatttaacaaaaatacaaGCGAAAGAGCCACACAGTGTATTTACCAAGCATTGTTGACCAAAACACCAAGAATGTTCCTTTGATCCAGATTTACACTCCTGACGTCTGACGATCTGCAACATATAACCTTCTTATTCGAGGATCAAACACAAAGTCCCATTGAAAAGAAGAACTCTGAGCATAAAAAACAAAGAtagtttttgcttttgttttgttttgtttttttgcacAAACACTACCTGAATCTAGATATTCACTGTAGAGTTATGAGTTGCTTCTGGATTTGTCATTGAAGCTTCGCTTATATATGCACTTTTAGCTTTCTGAAAATTTCTTGCATTTTCACACAATTATCTCCAAAAATTCACATTTTCCAGCAACTGTTTCTAAGCTCCGGAGTCCTCTTTTTATAGCATAGAGGTGAGAGAAGGTTGGTAATTTACCTCTAAAAAGAATATGATTGCTGCCACCTGTTGCGACAAATGTCAAATTCTGTCATAACTCTCTAACATGTTGCCGTGTACTccttattttctcttttaacaacttttattttttcctcaaaTTCAGTGTTAATGTGAAAGAGAAACTGCAACAGTTGTCCTTTTCTTCATCAAAGGCTGAAAATTCAAGGTGTCCATCTCACTTGATCTTCAAACTTCTATAATATGAAGTTATTAAGTGCAAAAAAACATACAAGTGTTATTAAGCGGCCAACGAAGTGAAAGAGCTAAAGCTGCAAAGATAGATCAAGCTCAAgaagacaacaacaacaacaacaagaagttCTTACCCCAAGTCTTATAGTCAGAGAAGTTGAATAACTTGTCAACCAATCTCTACTAGGATTAATTAGTATAAAGAGGCAAAGTAACACATTTACCTTGTGAAAATCTTATACGCTTGAGGCCAACTTTGTGTTCAAAACTCAAGTGGTCTTATTGTACTAAGGGTGTTAGTGCAATCCTCCTTAGAGTCTAAGGAGAAGGGTGGATGAAGGATGAGTTTTGGCCAAACCACTTCAAATATCTCTATCTCACCCTCCGTTACTCACTGTACTTTATTTATACCGCTAATCTAACCAAacctaaacatttaaaaatatcaaactacgtgcaaacaaattataaagggattaaaaagtatattttcaCTATGCATTTTGAAAAGTTTTCAAAACCATTAAAGTCTATTCACTCCCCCTCTAGACTTGAACCCCTACTCATCGAGATCAACAAATGACAGTTAAGGTTTTAGGGTGCTCATAAGTCATTGCTAATATATTCCTACTTGATATTCATGCAGTTGATAATATATTGCATGACTGGAAATGTTGCAATGATATTGAACTCAATTTGATGACAAATAGGATGAGAATGAAGAGTAGATTAGATATTTAGATATGAAAAGTCTTTTTGAGTAATTAAAATGGTGAGAATGAAGAAGCAGATTAGATCTGAAAgtctttttctctcttcttcttcagtaattactaattaaaataaaaaaattaaaaaaaagtaataaatcgGGCGCCTACTTCGTCTTTTTTCAACCTTGATGCATTGTTTTGACATCTCTTTaacttttttctcaatttctccCTTTTGAAAATGGGGATAATGATATAGTCATACATTGGGAGTATTTAGTTAGTTGTTGATCAGCTAAAAAAGGGTTGATTTGACTCCATTTGACTATTTGACCCATAAATACGCTGATttggagtgtttggtaaatgacttatTATCCTTGGCTAATTGGCGCAATCaaccaaaatacaaaaaaagTTACTTACATTAGTGTTTTTCATCAGCTTGTTGcaaattatttgtaaaatgACTTTTATGTCCATGTAAATCCCTAATATGAATTTACCTTCACCTTTGTCATTTGCGTTCGCCTTTTCCCATCCGCCTCTTCTCACCTTGCGAAAGTCTCTACTAAGTGCTTAATTACCTTCGTGATTGCTTTCTTCGATCCACCGTCTCACACCGGTCGCCATTGCTTTCCCTGATCCTCACTGTTTCTCTCATGCTTTCTCTTGTCACATATTTTCAGGTAAAATTTACTTTGTACTTTTTGATCTTTGTCGTTAACCTTAGTTTCACTGACACCTCTATCTCTACATTGAAACCATTTGAATCTGTTGTGTTGGCTATTCCTAATTCTCGCGATTAAATCCTTTTGCTGATTTTTTGGCTAACTGTTATTGTTGACATCTAATATTTCTCAATGATATTATTATAGTAGATGTTTCTAAAAGCCATTGAGAATCATTAGAAATAAACTCTACTTTCTgttatgtattttattattcaaattcaGTTTTGTGTACAACCTCCTTGTGCATCACCTCACATGTTGAGGAACTGGCAGCTTATGTTGTGTATGACACTTCAATAATAGCATAGTCTTATCTTGGTTCTAAAAGTGGTTTTTGTTTTATGGATGTGACTAGCTTTTGGGTAATGTTAATGAAAATATCATAATTGGATAATTCATACttgtttttggttttcaaaaaaaaaaatcataattttttttttggaagtttGTTCATAACTTATGAGTAAACActaatgtattattatattattagaattgtttataacaAGGTAGtgtttttctcttcttcatgAGTAAACACTAATGTACTATTATGTTATTTAGTTggcaccaaattaaaaaaaaaatgtacgtAAAGGTCAAAGTGAAAACAAAGATGAAAACCATGTAAAGATTCAAGTAGGGTTAGTCAAAAGAACAACTTCACCTTCTTTGTAATATTCGTATACAATATGTTGAAAAAAGTAAAGGGAAAAGTGGTGGAGTAACAACTCAAAGGTTACCGTGGAAGAAGATAGAAGCAGAATTTCAAAAAAGTACAAACCTtgaatgagataaaatgaaactaaaaaacaaggTAGATTATATGAGAACTAGATGGGGTTTGTGGAAACAACTTAAAGGAAGAGATACCAGATTAGGATGTGCTTATGAAAAGGGAACTATTAGTGCTACTAATGAGTGGTGGGGtttgaaaattaaggaaaatcCAAAGTTTGAGGCTTTTTGGGAAGAAGGGTTTGAATTTGAACTAGAAACTAAGATGGATCAAATTTTTGGCTGTTATGCTCAAGGAGCACTTAAATTTAGTCCAACATTTGATCCCCCGCAAGGACATTTGCAACATGAAAGTGATGAAGTTTATCAGTGTATGTTCCTTCCCCTCCCTGTAATGATACTCTCCATGTTGATCTTGGTGACATGGATGAGACTCTTGGTGATGATAGTGGTTATAATACATGGGATGATGTGTGGACATAGTGTATACCTACCCCTCAAGATACACAATTTGAGAGGAGTGAAAAAGTAGAGGCAATAGGGTGTTAGAGATTAATTCTTCACAAGGTAGTAAGAGTGCGAGGACTAAAACCACTAAAAAAGGAGGAGCGACTACAACATTGAGTGAGAAACTTGATAGTATGTTGCAAATTATTTGAGAAAGAAGTGATGTATCTA from Ipomoea triloba cultivar NCNSP0323 chromosome 7, ASM357664v1 encodes:
- the LOC116025370 gene encoding cytosolic enolase 3, producing MSVQEYLDKHMLSRKLEDAVNAAVRAKTSDPVLFISNHMRKAVPSVITKLKARQILDSRGIPTVEVDLYTNKGMFRASAPSGASLGMYEAIELRDADKGTYLGNGVSRAVKNINEKISEALIGMDPTLQSQIDQAMIDLDKTEKKGELGANAILAVSMAACKAGAAEKEVPLYKHIADLSGKTNLLLPVPAFTLISGGKHAGNNLAIQEIMILPVGAKRFEEALQMGSETYHHLKAVITEKYGAHGCSVGEDGGLAPNISSFKEALDLVQEAIGRTGYNEKIKIAIDAAATEFCIGTKYDLDFKTPNKSGQNFKSGENMVEMYRELCTGYPIVSIEDPFDKEDWEHTKYFSGLGICQVVGDDLLMSNPKRIERAIQENACNALLLKVNQIGTVTEAIEVVKMAKDANWGVVISQRSGETEDTFIADLSVGLATGQIKAGAPCRGERLAKYNQLIRIEEELGDQAVYVGQDWRRC
- the LOC116025371 gene encoding proliferating cell nuclear antigen, yielding MLELRLVQGSLLKKVMDAIKDLVNDANFDCSATGFSLQAMDSSHVALVALLLRSEGFEHYRCDRNISMGMNLNNMAKMLKCAGNDDIITIKADDGSDTVTFMFESPTQDKIADFEMKLMDIDSEHLGIPETDYHAIVRMPSAEFARICRDLSSIGDTIVISVTKEGVKFSTRGDIGTANVVCRQNTTVDKPEEATVIEMNEPVSLTFALRYLNSFTKATPLSNTVTLSLSSELPVVVEYKIAEMGHIRFYLAPKIEEDEEDTKP